The following proteins are encoded in a genomic region of Oncorhynchus gorbuscha isolate QuinsamMale2020 ecotype Even-year linkage group LG11, OgorEven_v1.0, whole genome shotgun sequence:
- the top2a gene encoding DNA topoisomerase 2-alpha encodes MSEPLKSLFENKAVEKNKKNPNRLSVERIYQKKTQLEHILLRPDTYIGSVEPVTQQLWVFDEDVGMNCRDVTFVPGLYKIFDEILVNAADNKQRDKTMTCIKVNIDAENNSISVWNNGKGIPVVEHKVEKVYVPALIFGQLLTSSNYDDDQKKVTGGRNGYGAKLCNIFSNKFTVETACKESKKTFKQTWYDNMGRAGEHKIRSFDGDEFTCITFQPDLSKFKMQNLDKDTVAIMTRRAYDIAGATKGVRVFLNGKRLPVTSFRSYVDLYLKDKLDELGSPLIVVHEVVSERWEVCLTISEKGFQQVSFVNSIATTKGGRHADYVADQVTSKIIEVVKKKNKAGVVVKPFQVKNHMWIFVNCLIENPTFDSQTKENMTLQQKSFGSTCPLSDKFIKQANSCGIVESIMNWVKFKAQTQLNKKCSAVKHNKIKGVPKLDDANDAGGKNSNSCTLILTEGDSAKTLAVSGLGVVGRDRYGVFPLRGKMLNVREATHKQIMDNVEINNVIKILGLQYKKNYSDPESLKSLRYGKLMIMTDQDLDGSHIKGLLINFIHHNWPSLLRHNFLEEFITPIIKATNKKQELSFYSIPEFNEWKDIQPNIRSWKVKYYKGLGTSTSKEAKEYFSDMQRHRIPFKYAGPGDDEAITLAFSRKKIEERKEWLTSFMVNRRQRREHNLPEEYLYGQATKSLSYNDFVNKELVMFSNSDNERSLPCLVDGLKPGQRKVMFCCFKRNDKREVKVAQLAGSVAEMSAYHHGESSLMMTIVGLAQNFVGSNNLNLLQPQGQFGTRLHGGKDSASPRYIFTMLSPLARLLFPAVDDNLLKYNYDDNQRVEPEWYIPIIPTVLVNGADGIGTGWASRIPNFDVREIVNNIHRMLNGEEPLPLLPGYKGFKGTIDQVMTNQYMNSGEVAIIDSTTIEISELPVKTWTQTYKENVLEPMLNGTEKVQALITDYKEYHTDTTVRFVVTMTEERLREAEAAGLHKVFKLQQSLTCNSMVLFDHVGSLKKYELVQDVLKDFFELRMKYYVLRKDWLAGMLGAESAKLTNQARFILEKIEGTLVIENKPKKQLILMLTEMGYDSDPVKAWKESQEKDMTVEETQDDEDKEEDTTGPDYNYLLNMPMWYLTKEKKEELCKQRDAKLTELNTVKMKAPADLWKEDLAAFTEELERVEEKDRQSASIPVVKGKAGKGKVVKVKLETMPTPQGRRVIPRITSTMKAEATRKAVVKKGKKGEEVVTKMEFDEDGGENGEPSAAEEISLGARLTKTLKAPAKNKVSKALGKQTTLSFKPMEAKRNPWSDDSGSDSELVIPLDVDPVILKEKPKRKAKAAVNYSLNSSEDEFGYGLSSPEEAASVDDDCFSPEANAAIDKSETDSPPPKVPEPKKLVKSKSATVREAKSKSSSQSDGDDAMASMPAAKPKAAPKKTATAKKKPADVKQPSIMDALSKPKPASKTATKKIPSFDSSDSGGSSNAPSKTALAKRKALDSDDSDRSSDDLMSRIKGKKTTVASKKTKVWDDDDSFHISDEEVVAPRKKAARAKKPVAYNFDSDSDEDF; translated from the exons AGCTTGTTTGAGAACAAGGCGGtagagaagaacaagaagaacccTAACCGCCTGTCGGTGGAAAGGATATACCAGAAAAAGACTCAGCTGGAGCACATTCTGCTACGTCCAGACACCTACATTGGCTCTGTGGAGCCTGTCACACAG CAATTGTGGGTGTTTGATGAGGATGTTGGGATGAACTGTCGAGATGTGACCTTTGTACCAGGTCTCTACAAGATCTTTGATGAGATCCTTG TGAATGCTGCCGATAACAAGCAAAGAGATAAAACCATGACCTGCATTAAAGTAAACATTGACGC TGAGAACAACTCCATCAGTGTGTGGAACAATGGGAAGGGCATCCCTGTGGTGGAGCACAAGGTGGAGAAGGTCTATGTGCCAGCTCTCATCTTCGGACAGCTCCTCACTTCCAGTAACTATGACGACGACCAGAAGAAAGTCACCG GTGGACGCAACGGCTATGGTGCCAAGCTTTGCAACATCTTCAGCAACAAGTTCACCGTGGAGACGGCCTGCAAGGAGTCCAAGAAAACCTTCAAGCAG ACGTGGTATGACAACATGGGGCGGGCTGGGGAGCACAAGATCAGGTCGTTTGACGGCGACGAGTTCACGTGTATCACCTTCCAGCCGGACCTGTCCAAGTTCAAGATGCAGAACCTGGACAAGGACACGGTGGCCATCATGACCCGACGGGCTTACGATATCGCCGGTGCCACCAAGGGAGTCCGCGTGTTCCTCAATGGCAAGAGGCTACCC GTGACGAGTTTCCGGAGCTACGTGGACCTGTACCTGAAGGACAAGTTGGATGAGTTGGGCTCACCCCTCATTGTGGTCCATGAGGTGGTGAGTGAGCGCTGGGAGGTGTGCCTCACAATTAGCGAGAAGGGCTTCCAGCAAGTCAGCTTTGTCAACAGCATCGCCACCACCAAG GGTGGGAGACATGCTGACTACGTGGCAGACCAGGTGACTTCCAAGATCATTGAAGTTGTCAAGAAGAAGAACAAGGCTGGCGTGGTCGTCAAGCCTTTCCAG GTGAAGAACCACATGTGGATTTTTGTCAACTGCCTGATCGAGAACCCTACTTTCGACTCCCAGACCAAGGAGAACATGACCCTGCAGCAGAAGAGCTTCGGTTCCACCTGCCCCCTCAGTGACAAGTTTATCAAACAG GCCAACTCCTGTGGGATAGTGGAGAGCATCATGAACTGGGTGAAGTTCAAGGCCCAGACGCAGCTCAACAAGAAGTGCTCTGCCGTCAAGCACAACAAGATCAAGGGAGTGCCCAAACTGGACGACGCCAACGACGCAG GTGGTAAGAACTCCAACAGCTGCACTCTGATCCTGACGGAGGGAGACTCGGCCAAGACGCTGGCCGTGTCTGGTCTGGGCGTGGTGGGCAGAGACCGCTACGGAGTCTTCCCCCTCAGGGGAAAAATGCTCAACGTGCGGGAAGCCACTCACAAGCAG ATCATGGATAATGTTGAGATCAACAACGTCATCAAGATCCTGGGGCTGCAGTACAAGAAGAACTACAGCGACCCAGAATCCCTCAAGTCCTTGCGTTACGGCAAACTCATGATCATGACCGATCAG GACCTGGATGGCTCTCACATCAAGGGGCTGCTTATCAACTTCATCCACCACAACTGGCCCTCACTGCTACGCCACAACTTCCTGGAGGAGTTCATCACCCCCATCATCAAG GCCACTAACAAGAAGCAGGAGCTGTCCTTTTACAGCATCCCAGAGTTCAACGAGTGGAAGGACATACAGCCCAACATCAGATCTTGGAAAGTAAAATACTACAAAG GTTTGGGTACCAGCACTTCGAAGGAAGCGAAGGAGTACTTCTCTGACATGCAGAGACATCGCATTCCCTTCAAGTACGCTGGACCTGGTGACGACGAGGCAATTACCCTG GCCTTTAGCAGGAAAAAGATTGAGGAACGTAAAGAGTGGCTGACCAGCTTCATGGTCAACAGACGCCAGCGCAGGGAGCACAACCTGCCTGAG GAGTACCTGTATGGTCAAGCCACCAAGTCCCTGTCCTACAATGATTTTGTCAACAAGGAGTTGGTGATGTTCTCTAACTCAGACAACGAGAGGTCCCTCCCCTGCCTGGTCGATG GTCTGAAGCCGGGCCAGAGGAAGGTGATGTTCTGCTGCTTCAAGAGGAATGACAAGCGGGAGGTGAAGGTGGCTCAGCTGGCTGGTTCCGTGGCCGAGATGTCAGCCTATCACCATGGAGAG agCTCTCTCATGATGACCATCGTTGGCTTGGCCCAGAACTTTGTGGGCAGCAACAACTTGAACCTGCTGCAGCCTCAGGGTCAGTTTGGCACACGGCTGCACGGTGGCAAGGACTCTGCCAGCCCCCGTTACATCTTCACCATGCTCAG CCCCCTGGCCCGTCTACTCTTCCCTGCGGTGGACGACAACCTGCTGAAGTATAACTATGACGACAACCAACGTGTGGAGCCTGAGTGGTACATCCCCATTATCCCCACCGTGCTAGTGAACGGCGCCGACGGCATCGGCACGGGCTGGGCAAGCCGCATCCCCAACTTCGACGTCCGCGAGATCGTCAATAACATCCACCGCATGCTGAACGGGGAGGAGCCGCTGCCTTTG CTCCCTGGCTACAAGGGTTTCAAAGGCACCATTGACCAAGTGATGACGAATCAGTACATGAACAGTGGAGAGGTGGCCATCATCGACAGCACCACCATCGAGATCTCTGAGCTCCCAGTCAAGACATGGACACAG aCCTACAAGGAGAACGTGCTGGAGCCCATGCTGAACGGCACAGAGAAGGTCCAGGCCCTCATCACCGACTACAAGGAGTACCACACGGACACCACGGTGCGCTTCGTGGTCAcaatgacagaggagaggctgagggaggcCGAGGCGGCTGGCCTGCACAAGGTCTTCAAGCTGCAGCAGTCCCTCACTTGCAACTCAATG GTGCTGTTTGACCATGTGGGCAGCCTGAAGAAGTATGAGTTGGTGCAAGATGTGCTGAAGGATTTCTTTGAGTTAAGGATGAAGTACTACGTTCTGAGAAAggactggctggctggcatgCTGGGGGCAGAGAGTGCCAAGCTCACCAACCAGGCCCGGTTCATCTTGGAGAAGATTGAGGGAACCCTGGTCATCG AGAACAAGCCAAAGAAACAGCTGATCCTCATGCTGACTGAAATGGGCTACGACTCCGACCCCGTCAAGGCCTGGAAAGAGTCTCAGGAGAAGGACATG ACTGTGGAGGAAACACAGGATGATGAGGACAAAGAGGAAGACACCACTGGGCCAGACTACAACTACCTGTTAAACATGCCTATGTGGTACCTCAccaaggagaagaaagaggagctGTGCAAACAGAGGGATGCCAAG CTGACCGAACTGAACACAGTGAAGATGAAGGCCCCAGCTGATCTCTGGAAGGAGGACCTCGCTGCTTTCACTGAGGAGTTGGAG CGTGTGGAGGAGAAGGATCGGCAGAGCGCCAGCATTCCCGTGGTGAAGGGAAAGGCTGGCAAGGGCAAGGTGGTGAAGGTGAAGCTGGAGACCATGCCCACGCCCCAGGGGCGCCGCGTCATCCCACGCATTACCAGCACCATGAAGGCTGAGGCCACCAGGAAGGCCGTTGTCAAGAAAGGCAAAAAG GGTGAGGAAGTGGTGACTAAGATGGAGTTTgatgaggatggaggagagaacgGAGAGCCGTCTGCTGCTGAGGAGATTAGCCTGGGAGCGCGACTAACCAAGACACTTAAAGCACCAGCCAAGAACAAAG TATCAAAGGCATTGGGCAAACAGACCACCCTGTCATTCAAGCCCATGGAGGCCAAGAGGAACCCGTGGTCTGACGATTCTGGCTCAGACAGTGAGTTGGTCATTCCACTGGACGTTGACCCAGTGATACTCAAGGAGAAACCTAAACGCAAGGCCAAAG CTGCTGTGAATTACAGCCTGAACAGCAGTGAGGATGAGTTCGGCTATGGGCTGAGCTCCCCCGAGGAGGCAGCGTCCGTTGATGACGACTGCTTTTCCCCCGAGGCCAACGCTGCGATCGATAAAAGCGAGACAGACTCTCCACCGCCTAAGGTCCCTGAGCCCAA AAAGCTGGTGAAAAGCAAATCAGCGACTGTACGTGAAGCTAAAAGCAAATCCAGCT CTCAGTCTGATGGCGATGATGCGATGGCCTCTATGCCTGCAGCCAAACCCAAGGCAGCTCCCAAGAAAACAGCAACCGCCAAGAAGAAGCCTGCAG ATGTGAAGCAGCCGTCCATCATGGATGCTCTGTCCAAGCCCAAGCCAGCCTCCAAAACCGCCACCAAGAAGATCCCGTCGTTTGACTCCAGCGACTCTGGGGGCTCCTCCAATGCCCCGTCTAAGACCGCGCTGGCCAAGCGCAAGGCCCTGGACAGTGACGACTCTGACAGAAGCTCTGATGACCTCATGTCCCGCATCAAGGGCAAGAAGACTACCGTCGCCAGCAAG AAAACAAAAGTGTGGGATGATGATGATAGCTTCCATATATCAGATGAGGAGGTTGTGGCTCCCAGGAAAAAAGCAGCCCGTGCCAAGAAACCCGTCGCTTACAACTTTGACTCGGACTCTGATGAGGACTTTTAG